Proteins from one Armatimonadota bacterium genomic window:
- the plsX gene encoding phosphate acyltransferase PlsX, which translates to MKIAVDAMGGDYAPAQVVEGAVEAASVDHIPVILVGDEKAIKQELAKYPANSRVEIRHASEVVGMDEHPATAIRRKVDSSIVVAANLVLAGEAQAIVSVGNTGAAMAVALLKFGRIQGIDRPAICVLLPTINGKAILIDAGANVDCSVENLIQFAIMGKEYAEQVLKLPNPRIGLLSIGEEPTKGNEVTKATNARLRATAGLNFIGNVEGKDIFRGVADVVVCDGFDGNMVLKVSEGMAEFVLTSIKQEIERGIVSKIGALLAMPALRRAKSKLDYAEYGGAPLLGVNGVCVIGHGRSNGRAIRNAIRAAAKAVENNVVGCISTALQQRGLACRGDDQPDARIKHYEQELSAEGKALPNQPPNVKDNY; encoded by the coding sequence ATGAAGATAGCAGTTGATGCTATGGGCGGCGACTATGCACCAGCCCAAGTAGTGGAGGGAGCGGTTGAGGCAGCCAGCGTCGACCACATTCCAGTTATACTGGTGGGTGATGAGAAAGCCATTAAGCAGGAGCTGGCAAAGTATCCAGCCAACTCGAGGGTCGAGATACGCCACGCCTCTGAAGTAGTAGGGATGGATGAGCATCCAGCAACTGCCATTCGTCGGAAGGTAGATTCTTCCATCGTTGTTGCTGCCAACCTAGTTCTTGCGGGTGAAGCACAAGCCATAGTAAGCGTCGGAAATACTGGTGCGGCTATGGCTGTTGCTTTACTTAAGTTTGGGAGGATACAAGGCATTGACCGTCCAGCTATTTGTGTCCTTTTGCCGACAATAAACGGCAAAGCTATACTAATTGATGCTGGAGCCAATGTTGACTGCTCCGTTGAAAACTTGATTCAATTTGCAATTATGGGCAAGGAGTACGCCGAGCAGGTTTTGAAACTTCCTAATCCACGAATTGGTTTGTTGAGCATTGGTGAGGAACCCACAAAAGGCAATGAAGTCACTAAAGCCACGAATGCACGCCTTAGAGCGACAGCTGGGTTGAACTTTATTGGCAATGTCGAGGGGAAGGATATATTTCGTGGTGTTGCCGACGTAGTCGTTTGTGATGGATTTGATGGCAACATGGTTCTGAAGGTTAGCGAGGGTATGGCAGAGTTTGTTCTTACTTCCATTAAGCAGGAGATTGAACGTGGTATCGTTTCCAAGATAGGAGCTCTGCTTGCAATGCCAGCCCTCAGGCGAGCCAAATCCAAGCTTGACTATGCCGAGTATGGCGGCGCGCCTCTACTTGGCGTAAATGGCGTGTGCGTTATCGGTCATGGGAGGTCGAACGGCCGGGCTATCCGAAATGCAATACGGGCAGCTGCAAAAGCCGTTGAGAATAATGTAGTTGGGTGCATTAGTACGGCACTACAGCAGAGGGGTCTTGCGTGCAGAGGAGATGACCAGCCTGACGCAAGAATAAAACATTACGAGCAAGAATTAAGTGCTGAAGGGAAAGCCTTGCCGAACCAACCTCCCAACGTGAAAGATAATTACTAG
- the rpmF gene encoding 50S ribosomal protein L32 has product MALPKRRHSKTRQAKRRTHWKLSVPTVVDCPRCHAPRLPHHVCPSCGFYNGRLVLEVKEKEKKE; this is encoded by the coding sequence TTGGCACTTCCTAAAAGGAGACATTCTAAGACCCGACAAGCAAAGCGAAGGACTCACTGGAAGCTGAGCGTTCCGACTGTGGTGGATTGTCCGCGGTGCCATGCGCCGCGTTTACCACACCACGTATGCCCAAGCTGTGGGTTCTACAATGGAAGACTGGTATTGGAAGTAAAGGAAAAAGAGAAAAAGGAATAG